One Triticum dicoccoides isolate Atlit2015 ecotype Zavitan chromosome 5B, WEW_v2.0, whole genome shotgun sequence genomic window carries:
- the LOC119308317 gene encoding uncharacterized protein LOC119308317 isoform X1 — protein MYWPYPYRLYRAERKNGRGGWPDWWKPRAFRVPSPDFRTLIFFCQPFTIQTSAQSLHRAASSIPKLLPSSLLLLDWVLRNLSNKMLHSWRNLDHVPRSAYQSWIMAQNIMGVKDKKKWGKPNWLCHITEEISREAKRWGTKEVLVRHPADNVRSTFIFKNSSHRDGAIYKRSFALRKLCRVTDRDETQLEPMMLSEPTDCFPDRERCCVHYKSPMMQILSLKLASVSINTSSVELYGYIAVRDYVDSLLNYIVKRSRDDPIIAQQGSLIEMTGPKRGIAMNSPVLVEFDMRIKTGDKEEDDLTLIDGATDYCNLTIPSVSFTNRINGDCGAVDITLARIYNAVEATIDVLILKVQNGFNLSLSSFVLVGGSDQEIPLFRGTTAESCGLRRYVIAVKMDTWMQLKFKVSQNGSKNDHLERSCYFKANIHGCACQQIVLQHAALSVKVTWSTVPA, from the exons ATGTACTGGCCGTACCCGTACCGGCTGTATCGAGCGGAAAGAAAGAACGGACGAGGTGGATGGCCTGATTGGTGGAAGCCTCGCGCATTCCGCGTCCCCAGTCCCGAtttccgaaccctaatttttttctGCCAACCTTTCACCATCCAAACGAGCGCCCAGTCGCTTCACCGCGCGGCCTCGTCCATCCCCAAATTGCTGCCCTCCTCTCTGCTTCTCCTCGATTGGGTCCTTCGAAACTTGAGCAACAAGATGCTCCACTCGTGGAGAAATCTGGACCATGTTCCCCG ATCTGCTTATCAATCCTGGATCATGGCCCAGAACATCATGGGAGTAAAAGACAAGAAGAAATGGGGTAAACCGAATTGGCTCTGCCACATCACCGAAGAGATAAGTAGAGAAGCAAAGAGGTGGGGAACCAAGGAGGTCCTTGTTAGACATCCTGCCGACAATGTAAGATCGACCTTCATCTTTAAGAACAGCAGCCATCGGGATGGTGCTATATACAAGAGAAGCTTTGCTCTTCGAAAATTATGTCGTGTTACTGACCGTGATGAGA cacAACTTGAGCCAATGATGTTATCGGAGCCAACGGATTGCTTTCCTGACCGAGAAAGATGCTGCGTGCATTATAAAAGCCCGATGATGCAAATTTTGTCATTAAAATTGGCTAGTGTCTCTATCAACACTAGCTCAGTAGAACTGTATGGATATATCGCAGTGCGGGATTATGTGGACTCATTGCTTAATTATATTGTCAAACGTAGCAGGGATGACCCCATTATTGCGCAACAG GGTTCTCTCATTGAGATGACTGGCCCTAAGCGAGGCATCGCAATGAATTCCCCTGTTCTAGTTGAATTTGACATGAGGATCAAGACAGGAGATAAAGAAGAAGATGATCTAACATTGATCGACGGCGCAACAGATTATTGTAACCTAACCATACCTTCTGTGTCATTCACAAATCGCATTAATGGCGATTGTGGTGCGGTTGACATCACTTTAGCACGCATTTACAATGCAGTGGAAGCCACAATAGATGTCCTCATATTGAAAGTGCAGAATGGATTCAATTTATCGCTCAGTTCGTTTGTGCTTGTCGGCGGATCAGATCAGGAAATTCCGCTCTTTCGTGGCACTACTGCTGAGTCATGTGGCTTAAGAAGATACGTGATTGCTGTAAAGATGGATACTTGGATGCAGTTGAAGTTCAAGGTAAGTCAGAACGGCTCTAAAAATGATCATCTTGAACGCAGTTGCTACTTCAAAGCAAACATTCATGGATGTGCCTGTCAACAAATAGTGCTTCAGCATGCCGCCCTCTCTGTGAAGGTGACTTGGTCGACCGTGCCAGCATAA
- the LOC119308317 gene encoding uncharacterized protein LOC119308317 isoform X2, with protein sequence MYWPYPYRLYRAERKNGRGGWPDWWKPRAFRVPSPDFRTLIFFCQPFTIQTSAQSLHRAASSIPKLLPSSLLLLDWVLRNLSNKMLHSWRNLDHVPRSAYQSWIMAQNIMGVKDKKKWGKPNWLCHITEEISREAKRWGTKEVLVRHPADNVRSTFIFKNSSHRDGAIYKRSFALRKLCRVTDRDEMRDYVDSLLNYIVKRSRDDPIIAQQGSLIEMTGPKRGIAMNSPVLVEFDMRIKTGDKEEDDLTLIDGATDYCNLTIPSVSFTNRINGDCGAVDITLARIYNAVEATIDVLILKVQNGFNLSLSSFVLVGGSDQEIPLFRGTTAESCGLRRYVIAVKMDTWMQLKFKVSQNGSKNDHLERSCYFKANIHGCACQQIVLQHAALSVKVTWSTVPA encoded by the exons ATGTACTGGCCGTACCCGTACCGGCTGTATCGAGCGGAAAGAAAGAACGGACGAGGTGGATGGCCTGATTGGTGGAAGCCTCGCGCATTCCGCGTCCCCAGTCCCGAtttccgaaccctaatttttttctGCCAACCTTTCACCATCCAAACGAGCGCCCAGTCGCTTCACCGCGCGGCCTCGTCCATCCCCAAATTGCTGCCCTCCTCTCTGCTTCTCCTCGATTGGGTCCTTCGAAACTTGAGCAACAAGATGCTCCACTCGTGGAGAAATCTGGACCATGTTCCCCG ATCTGCTTATCAATCCTGGATCATGGCCCAGAACATCATGGGAGTAAAAGACAAGAAGAAATGGGGTAAACCGAATTGGCTCTGCCACATCACCGAAGAGATAAGTAGAGAAGCAAAGAGGTGGGGAACCAAGGAGGTCCTTGTTAGACATCCTGCCGACAATGTAAGATCGACCTTCATCTTTAAGAACAGCAGCCATCGGGATGGTGCTATATACAAGAGAAGCTTTGCTCTTCGAAAATTATGTCGTGTTACTGACCGTGATGAGA TGCGGGATTATGTGGACTCATTGCTTAATTATATTGTCAAACGTAGCAGGGATGACCCCATTATTGCGCAACAG GGTTCTCTCATTGAGATGACTGGCCCTAAGCGAGGCATCGCAATGAATTCCCCTGTTCTAGTTGAATTTGACATGAGGATCAAGACAGGAGATAAAGAAGAAGATGATCTAACATTGATCGACGGCGCAACAGATTATTGTAACCTAACCATACCTTCTGTGTCATTCACAAATCGCATTAATGGCGATTGTGGTGCGGTTGACATCACTTTAGCACGCATTTACAATGCAGTGGAAGCCACAATAGATGTCCTCATATTGAAAGTGCAGAATGGATTCAATTTATCGCTCAGTTCGTTTGTGCTTGTCGGCGGATCAGATCAGGAAATTCCGCTCTTTCGTGGCACTACTGCTGAGTCATGTGGCTTAAGAAGATACGTGATTGCTGTAAAGATGGATACTTGGATGCAGTTGAAGTTCAAGGTAAGTCAGAACGGCTCTAAAAATGATCATCTTGAACGCAGTTGCTACTTCAAAGCAAACATTCATGGATGTGCCTGTCAACAAATAGTGCTTCAGCATGCCGCCCTCTCTGTGAAGGTGACTTGGTCGACCGTGCCAGCATAA